One Nicotiana sylvestris chromosome 12, ASM39365v2, whole genome shotgun sequence genomic window carries:
- the LOC104210154 gene encoding uncharacterized protein, translated as MSGAQAMKRIPRIKFPQRHSKPSGSTSQNSQHQKTSAAEEAPRTFFSRSPSSMSAAGKASDQPKRTPVSQEEIDSILLGGCI; from the exons ATGAGCGGAGCGCAAGCAATGAAGAGAATCCCACGCATCAAATTTCCACAGAGGCACTCTAAGCCTTCTG GTTCCACATCCCAGAATTCCCAACATCAGAAAACTTCAGCAGCTGAAGAAGCTCCTCGAACATTTTTCTCAAGGTCCCCATCTAGCATGTCTGCTGCAGGGAAGGCTTCTGACCAACCCAAAAGAACACCCGTGTCTCAGGAGGAAATTGATTCCATTTTG TTGGGTGGCTGCATCTGA